GGTATTCCTGAATCTCCAACAGCCAAAAAGTCAAGGGGGGAAACACACCTTAAAGCACAAGCACATCAGGGGAAAATTGATGCCTTTGGTCATGTGAGTTCCCTTCATGGTCTAATGAATTAAAGTAAGTTACATGCAGGCTACTTACAGTGCTTGTCCATGTTAATATTTTTGCAGGTGCAAATTCAGTTGGAGGAAAAGAAGAATTCCTCTGGTAAAGAAATTGTTTGTGATTTGAGTGACTCTGCAGTATGTCAGAAAACTTCAGCTTGGACTCGACAGGTACATTCTTCTGATTGAAAAATTTTGTGACTATTTAATCCTCTCCTTTCTATATTTTATATTCAAGTGGATCTTCTTTTTTCTCAATGTGAAGGTGTCAGGAGGGACAAGTAGCGGTTCAGATTCTGAAGGTGTTAACTTTGATAAATGTAAGTTGCTCCTCTTACATTGATTCATCATTGTGATGGTTTATTAAACTTGACAACTGTTGTACAATCTGCAGTGGCTACAAAGGAATGTCCTGGTCTGCTGGACAAAGAGCTGTCTCGTACGATCAACAGGGTTTGTCAAGCGAACAGAAATGCAGATGTGTGCACAGACACTGCTGCTACACAAGTGACAGAAAGCAACCCTCTTACAGAGATACCTATCCTATCTCTTGATCATGTAGTTCAACAGGATGGGAGCAAAGTGGATGAGAGGTCAAACATGCTACATTCACAGAATGCCAAGAGCTCAGAGTTTACCACTGACAGCATCCAATTGAGGACCTGCTCCTTTTCTGGGAGTTATGTGCCTTCACACATGTCTTTCTCTCAAATCTCTGATTATCAGGTTCCATTTGTCAAGAGCTCACCTGTATGGCCTCTAATTGATGCGTTGGATGTGTTTAAGAAGGTATCACAGCAACCACATTTCCGTCCACTTACGAAACTTTTGCCATCATTGCGTGAAGGAACGGCTATAGGTCTGATGGCCACATTTGCCAGCACAGTGGAGGATATAAGCAAATTAAGCATAGCAGACAGCATTGCATCATTTGAAGAGAAGATCACTACGCTTCGCCATCTGGAGGAACATGGATTTGATGTTCAGTTTTTGCAGTGTAGCCTGGTTAAACTGATCcaagtcaaatttaatcatacTAGTTACCTCACAGAAAAAGACCAACTGAAAGCACAGTTGCTGGAGAAGTCAGCTTGCCTGTCCCAAATTGATGAGCGACTTGACAATGAGAAACAAACTATGGCTAGGCTTGAGGAGGAACTTGGGCGTGCTCGCTGCGAAGCACAGAAAATAGCTGAGGAGAAAGAGcgtgaagatggagagctcttAATACTGAATGCAGCTAAAAGAAGCGTTGAGGAAGCAAGTGCTAGTGCTGAGCTGCAGTTTCAGACTGTCTTGGCTGAGCTGCGTCGCGGGAGCTTATCATCATAAGTTGCTGATTGATCATTTTGATCTCTCTAGCTTGACATCTTGTTAACTAATGCTCCAGGGCAGTACTAAAAAGAATGCTCCAGGGCCTCGGTTACCGAATTTGATAGTGTGGTTGTGAGGTCCTTTAATGACTGAATCTGTTAGACTTTCTCTCTTTCACTGTTTGTTCTTTTGTGGTCTGAAACTTCACCTGGAACTTTAGCCAAACATCGTGTGGTGTTGCCTTTACCCGATTGAACCGGGCTTTGATATTGTTCATGCCAGATTTTCCCCAGGAGAATCTGAGTTGCGCGGGGGTTGGCAAGCTGTGAATTTGTGGTTGACTGGGGCACCAGTTTTAATTATGAGAAGAATTAGCTTTTGTTTGGAATCCTCTTGGAATGCAGGGTCTGTTCCTCCAGACCCTTGCGATTCAACTGATCTCTACTCACCAGCAGCTTATAGCATATCTATACCTGTATATATTATATTAACGGAACCCACTATCTATTATTAACTACTATTTCTTTACTCTCACGTTGAATCACATCACCCGAATAATCTCTTCCATTcaattattttgtttagttaATCCTATCTATTGCCTCCATTGGTTCATTCTTACCCAATATACTCCAGAGGCATCTCCCTATCTTCCTTATTTATGCTCCCCTCTACAAAGCATTAATGACATGTGGTGCAGCcacatcatcttaatacttttTAACTGTATGATATCTCATCCAATGGTCTGTGCTGGCTTTGGGATGTTCTGTGTTCCGTAGAAATACCAACAAAGCGGTGGAAGTGATTATTATCAATAACAAAATAACACGAACAAGCACATGTGATCTTCCCCGGTTATAATCACAGTACTCCACCCAGTGAGCGTATCCCTTTGTCATGCCAATACGGCAATAAGCTATTGCCACTACACCATTTCatcggcctccgccgccaccatgaCCCGCCATAACGGgcagttcttcttcttcttcgcctaGATGTGGATACACTTCTCGTGGAAGAGCGGCATGCCAGCACCTAGCTGCAATGCTAACCCTGCCAGAGCTCCTCCTAGCATGACTCCGATGATGCCGCGACAGGAATATAAGAGGACCTCCTTATCAGCTCCTCTTCTTTACTCAATATATTCTCATTTACTACTCACTTTGCAAATAAATGGAACCGTTCTTGCGGCTCAAGGGACACCACAGCTAATTATAGGCACTAAGCATTCATCTCCATCACTCACTTACGTTACaagatataaaaaaaatcacttACGTTCACCTCTTTCCGGGTTCCATTCCAGGGTCACTTGTAAATTCCTCATTGATGCTACCGTCACAACGTAGGACCTCTCCCACTGATTTGCACCAAACTGAGAGATGAAATCAGGTATACGAATGAGAAACCCCAATCTAATCTTTGGTATTATGATGATTGATTTGTCAATTCCCTATCCTAATTATTAGTTACGTTGCTCCGTGCAGATCGAAGATGTGCGGAGGCCATTTTGACAGAGTTGAGGTGCTCCCGTACTCGCAGGGAGTAGCATCTACCGGCAGCAGTTTCTCTAGCGGCTTCCTGGTCGATCATCTTGGAGCCGTCTGCTCACGTCTAGGTATATAGCGACTTCGATGCCGCATTGTCCGACAACCGGGGATGTTGGAACCGAGGATCGACGAACACGAGACATGGCGACGAACGCCCCGGCCGCCGAACAGCCTGTGTTATCCCACTCGGATCACCTCTTACACAGGGATTACATGTCCATTTAAAGGCCTCCCGGCGACGCAGCGCCCACGCAATGCCCTCCGGCGAACTCGGCGCGCACGTACGCGCTCTCCCTGGCGACCCGGCCTTCTCCACCTTTTGAGCAACGAACTCCCGTGAGAATCGGTCTCTAgtgccttgacgtgctcctTCCCTGCTGCCGCCGACTAACTCGCCTTGTCCTACGCGCAGCGCTCCTGCGCGACTTGAACTTGACGCACGAACACACCACGCAGCTAGCCCACTTGACCGACCCACGCGCTAACTATCTACGCATGGATTAGCACAAGCTAATCTACATGCAAGTATGCAACACATGCACGCATCTACCAGACAACCAACGCGCACACACGAACAGTCAGGTTTATTCCTAACAGGGGACGACATAAGCACTCACTATCTTCCATGCACAAGCCCACGGCGATGGCGCAAGAATGGTTCTGCtgcgttgat
This portion of the Panicum virgatum strain AP13 chromosome 2N, P.virgatum_v5, whole genome shotgun sequence genome encodes:
- the LOC120659761 gene encoding DUF724 domain-containing protein 3-like; protein product: MPAGRSPASSGRRRSRKKGPPTPSPPLPAQDSNPLPPGTEIEVRIDDEGFYGSWYEATVVGFDPAAGRSPAKYTVTYAHLEAQDGPESVDPSHVRPRPPPPSSRGSPSSTPAPPPRFLLHDFVEAFDCNGWWSGIVVAPAPADPGSPVTVAFPITREVLPFPPHLVRPRRDYVGGGWVPSQAVIAVKPRRPVRVYKAGEKVELLRERGAYGDCSWFPATVAKAVDRLSYVVEFMDDQVGGGKAAAYRHWGYIRPAEYHRPRGSKVRLCPGAVVEVYCDGAWSQGVVRRVVREGCEYEVSVHDEEAEQLLTKVVHQLRPLYIWNGKHWTNPGDKIHVNLRQQPASGKCPSSLVDATSSDDEHSGIPESPTAKKSRGETHLKAQAHQGKIDAFGHVQIQLEEKKNSSGKEIVCDLSDSAVCQKTSAWTRQVSGGTSSGSDSEGVNFDKLATKECPGLLDKELSRTINRVCQANRNADVCTDTAATQVTESNPLTEIPILSLDHVVQQDGSKVDERSNMLHSQNAKSSEFTTDSIQLRTCSFSGSYVPSHMSFSQISDYQVPFVKSSPVWPLIDALDVFKKVSQQPHFRPLTKLLPSLREGTAIGLMATFASTVEDISKLSIADSIASFEEKITTLRHLEEHGFDVQFLQCSLVKLIQVKFNHTSYLTEKDQLKAQLLEKSACLSQIDERLDNEKQTMARLEEELGRARCEAQKIAEEKEREDGELLILNAAKRSVEEASASAELQFQTVLAELRRGSLSS